The nucleotide window GATCCGACTTGCAACTCAACTCAGCTGCGGTACCACAACATCACCTTCTTGGAAGATGTCAGCCTGCCAGGGGATGGTTCTCCTGGCCTTCGGACCGCCATCTCCGTGGTGTATGGCATAGTGTGTGCCCTGGGTTTGACCAGCAACCTCTTAGTGCTGTACGTCCTTCACTCTAGCAGGACCAGGTGGAAGTGTACCatcaatttttttgtgttcaatCTAGCCATCACTGATCTGCTCTTCTCTATGGTCCAACCCTTCTGGACTGTCGACGTGGCTCTCGACTACAGTTGGCCTTTCGGTTGGTGCATGTGCAAAGTGATCTCCTTGTTGACAGCGCTCAATGTCTACGCGGGGACATTCTTCCTAACTGCCATGAGTGTGGCTCGCTACTGCTCAGTGGTCACCGCTCTCAAGCCGGCCAGGCCACAGGCTCGGAAGATATGTCTGATGAAACTGGTAACGTGCCTGATCTGGTCCGGGGCCTTGCTGGCTGCTGCTCCCAGCGTCATCTTCTCCACCGTTTCTGAAGTAGGGGGAGATCAGCTCTGTCTCCTCAGGTTCCCTGAGGGAACCTTCTGGTTAGGAGTCCATCACCTCCTGAGGGTCACATTTGGCTTTCTCCTCCCGTACACAGTTCTAATCGTCTTctatctcctcctcctccggttCCTGTGCAACCACAAGCTGAGAAGCGTCAGCCACCACCGCCAGAGCAGAGTATCCAGATCAGTGGCAGTGGTGGTCCTGTCCTTTTGCATCTGTTGGTTTCCCTTCAACGTCATCACCTTCTGGGGCATCCTGATCAAGTTAGATGTCCTTGAGTTGACGTCATCCTTCTATGTGACCCATACCTATATCTTTCCCCTGGCCACTTGCCTGGCCCACACAAACAGCTGTCTGAATCCCATCATTTATTGCCTGGTTCGTAAAGAGTTCAGAAAAGAGCtgaagaaaatactgtgcaGACCACGATTCTGGAATCTGTGCAAGACATCACTGGCTGCGATGGCCTGTAGCAAAGACAAGACTCAGGAGCACTACGTAACAGTTCCACTTCCCCACGTGGAAAGCCAAACCGTCCATTCTCATACCAAATCATTCACCTACGTCACCTCAGTCTCCAGTCCTAGGAACTCTGCTCCTTTGGCTGAGTCTgggcaataaaaatatatgttttttttaattttttttttcacgccAAGCGATAACACGAAGCTGAAGAATAAGTTTGAATCGCTGCAGCTGAAAGGGCTGCAGTGTTGGACAGGAGAACGTTTCCTTCTTACTCCTTATTGTTGCCACTGAGCAAAGTCTggctgtaaaaatgaagaatgCACAGGTTTACTTTTATTACCTGTTTCACTCTAAGTGTTTCTTAAGTTACATAATAAACCAGCAGCTTTATTGTGCGTTAATGTTTTATGGAGTGCTATGTTTATGTTGTCCCATTCATTTGGACTATATTCTGAACCATCAGCCCTCAGTGCTGTTTTATCCCTACACTTTTTACTCCAGTCCTTCTCAATACTTTGGTAAATTTTTAAAGCCTCCTATATTTATACAGTCGAGTAGTGttcattccatttttttctttacggTTGCTTGCTGTAGATTTGTTGCAAATTTATTGGTTGTTCACTTGTTAATGAGCTGTTCAGGAGCACATTAGTATTTTCAGACTGAACCACAGTCACTCAGCCACCTCCATAAGCAATTTCCGATCAATACCAGAATTCATTTAATAGCTCAGTTCATCTCTAATTAATTGAGAGGTAGATTGTAACCAACGCCAGCATGGACATGCGTAGTAGGTCTCCAAGAGCTGGATTAAAAACCACTGGTACAAATTGTACATAAAGCAGTTTCTTAGAATGTAACGATTTGTGATCattcataaatactgtatataaagtaCAAACTCCTGCAAGAAACACCCAACTGTATTAAAGTGTCAAATAtttcaagtcactttggataaaagcgttagcagtgaaacaatttttaaaaattttcgaCAATGTAATAATGTCTGTGACAAATGTATTATTAGGAAATCTGGACAAATATGTTGCAGAGCTGCAGTATAAGTGTAAGATGCAACAGCATCCTTTCTGGGTCATAAAGCAGAAGCATGTATTCGAGTTACTGATGTTGCACTTGTACATTTGCACAGTCTCGATACACCGTATATTAAGAAACGTTAGGCAAATGTTGgaaaatgaaactaaaaaaCGGAAAAGGATTTTAGCGGAACACACTTAGGGGATCACCTGTTGAACACCGATATTCTGAGAGAGACCGAAAAAATGTCAGGTTGGACGTTCTGACACATCGACGACACGAGTCTTCTTCAATGGCCCTGTGGTGTAGCGAGAGAAaggttaaaataataaaaagcgtATAAGACCTTTATGTTGTCGCTTTCTTCTCTGGCTCACGTTTCTAAATGGTTTCCTGTGTGTTACAGACATTGTGTATGACTGATGATTTTGGTGGTTTTTTGCTGCTGCGTCCACCACACAGTGGCAGCAAAGATGTACTCTTGCGATCCAGAGGTTCAGATCACTTTTCACAAGTTCCAGGAGGACATCGGGCGTCTGACATTCACATTAACTAGGATTTAAACTGGCAGAGGCTTGGACCGGGTGCTGAGAAATTGATTGGTTCTTCATGTGCTGGACACTGGCAGTTGAGCTTGTTTGATTTGCAAGCTCCAGAAATATTCTCTGTGGGTTTTCAGTATATTTACCTGTATTTGGTCTGATGTCTGCAACGAAAACGGTAAAGGCAGGAACGCAAATTTCGAAATTTGATATGATGCAGATAAATGCTGAGATGCCACAACAAAGTATAGttacatcttttaaaaaaaaaaaccatcagtttAACAATTTTATGAATGgttaatcatttaaattttagtgttcacctttttttttcatttattccgTATGACATTTCAACTTTGTCTGAAAATGTACTTGAGTTAATTTGAGCCTTGTGGCTCACACTCGGCTTTGAATTTCAGTAGCTGCGAATGCTTCTAACCTTATACattgtatatttgcattttatatctatgagtttctttttttcttctttcatttttaaggCTATCCATCAAAAGTGAAATATAATTAATCAAGAGTCCTGCGCAGTtctgttaaaataatgtatggtttccaggatttttttaaaggatgttTTCAGCTGGAAAAATATGCGAGGCTGGGGAAGCTAGACTCTATGTGGACCCGGTGAGGGAATCGGGGGTATTTGTTTGGATCaggtgaaatgaaataaagtgcGAGGCGTAGCGGCCCTCGGAGGGCCCTTGGACCAATCGGCGCGGAGACAGGCAATGAGCCAGGGATTGCGTTACTCGGAATCCATTACAGATCCCTGGTGTGCTCGCGTGAGAGCGCGCAACAAGGGTGAGCGAGGATGAGTGTGTGGGACGGATCATGTTTGAGTGTCTCGGCGTGTGTGTGACTGCGCGCGTATGCGTGCGTGAGAGTGAGCGCAGCCCTTTGTGAGCGGCAGAcgataaaaattgtttttccgTTCGGCATTCGGAACAATGATCAATGTTTGTTGATGCCGCAGAGCTGCCCAGGGGCTAATATGGGGATTGGAAGTGTGGCACCTTTATTAATAATGCAACCAATCCAGCCATCTCAAGTACTACTTGGACAAAACATattcatggaaaacacacaggGCATGACTGAAAACCATGCCATAAATGGCGGTcaaccatttttatttatggcaAGACTATTTACACAATTTCAGGCTTACATTTTTCTCAATGACAGGTTTTGACATCTATTGTACAAATATTACACCTCCAGGATTGTCACAGTCTCCTTGTTATGTTCTCTGCCACTTTAccctttgttttctctctgcttCACATTTCTCGCAGAACAATTAAATTTCATctcatattttcatttccaacaaagtacaaatggaaaaaaaaaaattgggtcTTATGCTTTTACTTTATGTCCTTTCTcattattcagctttttccttccctttccgTTTCAGTCATAACTGTGATTACATTTTTAGTGACTACTCGAAGTTCTCTTTATAAttactaattatttttttgcacagaagCAAGTGCGCACCGTTTCCTATCTATTTCCTTCCCGCTGCTGCTAAGGTTCAAGTTAAAATTTTGACAGCTATGCAAAATACTATGCATGTATTTCAGcccaaaaagtttttttcaatCTGAAACAGTTGGCATGCTAGTTTGCTGTGGCTAGCCAGCTATTGTGTGagtcaaaaataaatgttttttcttgcaAGCTATCATAGCAAAGCCAGCCATACAACTCATAATGCAAACTAGCTGCTTTGAATTTTCTTCTGGACACAACAAGCCTTTTCCAGAAGTTATACTTTATGGCCATATTACATCATTAATAAGGTCATTTGCAGTGCATCTCATTTCCActtgtaaaaaacaaaacaccatgCTTCATTTATAGGTGGCAGAGCAAAGACACATGGAGAAGTTTAATTAAAGAACGTGGCTGTCAGCTGTATACATATTACATACACTAATAGTACAGTAGATACTACACAATACACTACCATACTATATGATAGAAATGCTAAgtcagcaataaataaaagaaacagaGCGGGTTTGCTGAGGTTAAATAAATTAGAATATGTTTTGAAATTCACACGAACGCCACTTTTTCTGTCAAACAGACCAGACTGAGACAGCACCAAAATACAAGCAGAACACACAATCTGAAGAATCAACACATTATTGAATCACCGATTTTGTAACTGGTAATCACATCTTTACAGCGCTTTCACATTGAGGATGTttacaaatgattaaataacaTTGGCTGGTTTCCTAAATTTCAGTTCCATCTCAGATTAAGCGATTTCCACCGAACGACGGCCGTGAGCTACAGCATGAGAAGTCTTTATTCCGTCATTGGAACAAAGCAAGTGAGGCGTGTGTCTCAAGAGAAGTAGATtaagaatagtttttttttttttattagttaatATACAGTAACAGTATTCTGATGTGTGTATAATGCTATTGTAACGTAATCGATATCTAAGATGTGCTGGCAGATAAATGCTATAGATACAGTATCAGAGTCATGTCATTCCGGTTATTACAGCTGTGGTTTATGTACAGTGAACCTCCTCCCATATTCTGTCATCACACTAAAGATAGTCAATGCTTATAATATTCGGACTTACATGCATTCATGGCACGTGGATAAGattttaaagtttcattcaGGTTTCACTGACtggaaggaaggaaataattTACCTTTTAGCAAAGGTTGCAGTACAATCTGACCAAAGAATGAACACCTGTCTTTTTTTCAGCAGCTTCCCTTTCGAAGCAGGTTTCGCAGCACGCAGCTGTTAGGTGCGTATTGCTCTCACACgtacacagcttgtgtgtgttcctgcaacACAGTCGAactcagctaaaaaaaaagacatttgtgaTAAGAAAATGCACGCTGCGTGCCACTTATGACACTGCGTGTGCCACATTGATTTAAGAATTACCGTCATAGAAGAAATAAGGGACAAAATGCAAGTGATTCTGGTGGACATATATGTTTTGTGGAACATACATGCGGCATCTGCATAAATGTTTTacgaatatactgtataataatcgTCTGATATCACATGTtataaaaattgcattttggaAGA belongs to Scleropages formosus chromosome 18, fSclFor1.1, whole genome shotgun sequence and includes:
- the LOC108926766 gene encoding relaxin-3 receptor 1-like — its product is MSESDYRKLEQFNWTLHTCNADPTCNSTQLRYHNITFLEDVSLPGDGSPGLRTAISVVYGIVCALGLTSNLLVLYVLHSSRTRWKCTINFFVFNLAITDLLFSMVQPFWTVDVALDYSWPFGWCMCKVISLLTALNVYAGTFFLTAMSVARYCSVVTALKPARPQARKICLMKLVTCLIWSGALLAAAPSVIFSTVSEVGGDQLCLLRFPEGTFWLGVHHLLRVTFGFLLPYTVLIVFYLLLLRFLCNHKLRSVSHHRQSRVSRSVAVVVLSFCICWFPFNVITFWGILIKLDVLELTSSFYVTHTYIFPLATCLAHTNSCLNPIIYCLVRKEFRKELKKILCRPRFWNLCKTSLAAMACSKDKTQEHYVTVPLPHVESQTVHSHTKSFTYVTSVSSPRNSAPLAESGQ